The proteins below are encoded in one region of Hordeum vulgare subsp. vulgare chromosome 3H, MorexV3_pseudomolecules_assembly, whole genome shotgun sequence:
- the LOC123443359 gene encoding germin-like protein 5-1 produces the protein MMMARVSSALFLAVAALVLAVPSFAGDPDYLQDICVADLNSDLKVNGFPCKANATADDFFTAVLAKPGATNTTAGSVVTGANVEKVPGLNTLGVSLSRIDYAPGGLNPPHTHPRATEVVFVLYGELDVGFITTANKLFAKTISQGDVFAFPRGLVHFQKNNGDKPAAVISAFNSQLPGTQSIAMTLFGASPEVPDDVLAKAFQIGTVEVDKIKAKFAPKK, from the exons ATGATGATGGCACGTGTTTCCTCCGCCCTGTTTCTTGCGGTGGCGGCGCTTGTCCTCGCGGTGCCGTCGTTTGCCGGCGACCCGGACTACCTCCAGGACATCTGCGTCGCCGACCTCAACTCAG ACCTGAAGGTGAACGGGTTCCCGTGCAAGGCGAACGCGACGGCGGACGACTTCTTCACCGCGGTCCTCGCCAAGCCCGGCGCCACCAACACTACGGCCGGCTCCGTCGTCACGGGCGCCAACGTGGAGAAAGTCCCGGGCCTCAACACCCTCGGCGTCTCCCTCTCCCGCATCGACTACGCCCCCGGCGGGCTCAACCCGCCGCACACCCACCCGCGCGCCACCGAGGTCGTCTTcgtcctttacggcgagctcgacGTCGGCTTCATCACCACCGCAAACAAGCTCTTTGCCAAGACCATCTCCCAGGGCGACGTCTTCGCCTTCCCGCGAGGCCTCGTGCACTTCCAGAAGAACAACGGCGACAAGCCCGCCGCCGTCATCTCCGCCTTCAACAGCCAGCTCCCCGGCACGCAGTCCATCGCCATGACGCTCTTCGGGGCCTCCCCGGAGGTACCTGACGACGTGCTCGCCAAGGCCTTCCAGATCGGCACAGTGGAGGTtgacaagatcaaggccaagtTTGCCCCAAAGAAGTGA